One genomic segment of Mytilus trossulus isolate FHL-02 chromosome 4, PNRI_Mtr1.1.1.hap1, whole genome shotgun sequence includes these proteins:
- the LOC134713929 gene encoding complement C1q-like protein 4, with amino-acid sequence MMWYLVLAIIIFRINFLDVEGNYNPGHGKTISITEDLFHTLMKKLSSSSKCECKDSNTRTAFTAILKTNIRVNVNYVFKFDEVKVNQGNNYNLYTGEFTAPRDGLYYFSCTIQVNRAGNKYFYLMKNSSIYLRGYIVNTNYGSQTKSVIMDLDKGDHVYVKSGSKYNVQKQYSYFSGYLL; translated from the exons ATGATGTGGTATTTAGTTCTTGCaataataatattcaggatAAATTTTCTAGATGTAGAaggaaattataatcctggacATG gtaAAACCATATCTATAACAGAGGATCTTTTCCATACATTGATGAAGAAACTAAGTTCCTCCAGTAAATGTGAATGCAAAg atagTAATACTAGAACAGCATTTACAGCTATCCTTAAGACCAATATAAGAGTAAATGTTAACtatgttttcaaatttgatgaagttaaagtgaATCAAGGAAACAACTACAACTTGTACACTGGAGAGTTTACAGCACCAAGGGATGGCCTTTACTACTTTTCATGTACGATTCAGGTCAATAGGGCTGGAAATAAATACTTCTACTTGATGAAGAATAGCAGTATTTATCTACGAGGTTATATTGTTAATACCAATTATGGATCACAAACTAAAAGTGTGATAATGGATCTGGATAAAGGAGatcatgtttatgttaaaaGTGGTAGCAAATATAATGTTCAAAAACAGTACTCCTACTTTTCTGGTTACTTACTGTAA